The Teredinibacter sp. KSP-S5-2 genome includes a window with the following:
- the pgeF gene encoding peptidoglycan editing factor PgeF: MNNKDVAYIKPEWPAPENVRALITTRSGGVSKEKYASFNLAAHVGDDIDCVEENRKQLYEYIGYPVSWLQQTHSTDVITLDEYIPTPTEGDATFTGKTGVVCSVLTADCLPLLVTDKGGEQVAAIHAGWRGLADGIVTETIKCFQAPAKDLLVYLGPAISKPSFEVGLDVLYAFQQGQKSRSFAENIESSFTPKEGEKDIYFADIYRLARSELNGLDVEEIYGGEFCSYLDNERFFSFRRDVETGRMASLIWKQ; this comes from the coding sequence ATGAATAACAAAGATGTTGCCTATATCAAACCCGAGTGGCCCGCACCGGAAAATGTCCGGGCGCTGATTACCACGAGATCTGGAGGCGTGAGCAAGGAAAAATATGCGTCTTTTAATCTTGCAGCCCATGTGGGCGATGATATTGATTGTGTCGAGGAAAACAGAAAGCAGCTATACGAGTATATTGGCTACCCGGTTTCCTGGCTGCAGCAAACGCACAGTACCGATGTGATTACATTGGATGAGTACATCCCTACTCCTACTGAAGGGGATGCGACCTTTACCGGCAAAACGGGGGTGGTGTGTTCCGTTCTTACCGCTGACTGCTTACCTTTACTGGTTACCGATAAAGGCGGCGAGCAAGTAGCGGCAATACATGCCGGTTGGCGAGGCTTGGCAGATGGTATTGTGACGGAAACCATTAAGTGTTTTCAGGCACCGGCAAAAGACTTGCTTGTCTACCTAGGGCCGGCCATTTCAAAACCCAGCTTTGAGGTCGGCCTTGATGTTTTATATGCCTTTCAACAAGGCCAAAAAAGTCGGTCTTTCGCTGAAAACATCGAATCTTCTTTTACCCCGAAGGAAGGAGAAAAGGATATTTATTTTGCTGATATATATCGGTTGGCAAGATCAGAGTTAAACGGACTGGACGTCGAAGAAATCTATGGAGGAGAGTTTTGCAGCTATTTAGATAATGAGCGTTTTTTTTCGTTTCGTCGGGACGTTGAAACCGGACGAATGGCCAGTTTGATCTGGAAACAATAA
- a CDS encoding NAD+ synthase: MSALTIVAAQVNPLVGDIDGNTELVLKASREAISQYNADIVLFPELTLTGYPPEDLLLRESIGHRVDRALKTLCEQNLSCAIVVGYPKKSLAGLLNMAGVIHNGKLICEYAKQCLPNYQVFDEKRYFVEGREYATFELNSVKVGLSICEDIWDGEPIKQAKAANVDVLLNLNASPFHKDKQLEREQLVSERAKYVGAPIVYVNQYGGQDELVFDGGTHVADAEGSIIARAPRFESALLALDLSTSDRTITVHSGSQSAPVQSGLATIYDALVLGVKDYVNKNGFQGVVLGLSGGIDSALTLAIAVDALGAERVEAVMMPFRYTSELSKNDAEDEAKRLGVKYRSLSIEPMYEAFMDTLAESFVGKGIDITEQNIQSRSRGVLLMALSNKFGYLVLTTGNKSEMAVGYATIYGDMAGGLDVLKDVPKTMVFELSKYRNTISPVIPESVITRPPSAELAPDQKDEDSLPPYEILDAILEMYIEQDMSAHQIVEHGYEEEVVRRVLRLVDINEYKRRQAPIGIRISRRAFGRDRRYPITNGWKIGD, encoded by the coding sequence ATGTCAGCATTGACTATCGTTGCTGCTCAGGTCAACCCGTTGGTTGGAGATATAGATGGTAACACTGAATTGGTGTTAAAGGCTTCTCGTGAAGCAATAAGTCAATACAATGCCGATATTGTACTCTTCCCAGAGCTGACATTAACCGGATATCCTCCCGAAGATTTACTGCTCAGAGAAAGCATTGGTCACCGTGTTGATCGAGCTCTTAAAACCCTATGTGAACAAAACCTGTCATGTGCAATCGTTGTTGGATACCCAAAGAAAAGCCTTGCCGGTTTGCTCAATATGGCGGGAGTCATCCATAACGGAAAGCTGATCTGCGAATATGCTAAGCAATGCTTGCCTAATTATCAGGTGTTTGACGAAAAACGCTATTTTGTTGAAGGGCGGGAATACGCCACATTTGAGCTCAATTCCGTCAAAGTCGGTTTATCAATTTGCGAAGATATATGGGATGGTGAGCCGATAAAACAAGCGAAAGCGGCCAATGTTGATGTCTTACTTAACTTGAATGCTTCGCCTTTCCACAAGGATAAGCAATTAGAGCGGGAGCAGCTTGTTTCCGAACGAGCCAAATATGTTGGTGCGCCAATTGTGTACGTAAATCAGTACGGTGGTCAGGACGAGTTGGTTTTCGATGGGGGAACTCATGTCGCCGATGCGGAGGGCAGTATTATTGCTCGAGCTCCGCGCTTTGAATCCGCTTTACTGGCGCTGGATTTAAGTACATCAGATCGAACAATCACTGTGCATTCAGGTTCACAATCTGCGCCAGTGCAGTCCGGGTTGGCGACAATCTATGATGCTTTGGTGTTGGGCGTGAAGGACTACGTCAATAAAAATGGTTTTCAAGGGGTTGTGCTGGGTTTATCTGGTGGTATTGATTCTGCACTGACTTTGGCCATTGCTGTGGATGCCTTGGGCGCGGAACGCGTTGAAGCGGTGATGATGCCCTTCCGTTACACGTCTGAGCTGAGTAAAAATGATGCCGAGGACGAAGCTAAGCGTTTGGGAGTGAAATACCGGAGCTTAAGTATTGAGCCAATGTACGAGGCATTTATGGACACTCTCGCCGAGTCTTTTGTTGGCAAAGGCATCGATATTACCGAGCAAAACATCCAGTCTAGAAGCCGAGGAGTGCTGCTTATGGCGCTCTCGAATAAATTTGGCTATCTGGTTTTGACCACGGGCAACAAGAGTGAAATGGCGGTGGGCTATGCAACCATCTATGGCGATATGGCCGGCGGTTTAGATGTCTTGAAAGATGTACCAAAGACCATGGTTTTTGAGCTATCCAAATACCGTAATACCATCAGCCCAGTGATTCCCGAAAGTGTCATTACCCGCCCACCTTCGGCGGAGCTGGCACCAGATCAAAAAGATGAAGACTCACTTCCTCCCTACGAAATTCTTGATGCGATATTGGAAATGTATATCGAGCAGGATATGAGTGCTCACCAAATCGTTGAGCATGGATATGAAGAGGAAGTTGTGCGCAGAGTGCTTCGGTTGGTTGATATCAATGAGTACAAGCGCCGTCAGGCACCGATTGGTATTCGTATAAGTCGAAGAGCTTTTGGGCGTGATCGACGTTATCCGATTACCAATGGTTGGAAAATAGGAGATTAG
- a CDS encoding sigma-54 dependent transcriptional regulator encodes MQKHRALIIDDEPDIRELLGLTLNRMGIDVDTAADISSAKALLEGSNYNICLTDMKLPDGNGIDFVKHAQKAAPNMPIAVITAHGNMDTAIQSLKAGAFDFLTKPIDLSSLRELILSAINTNTIHSNTDLDTGIIGKSESIIQLNKAIKKLSRSQAPVYISGESGSGKELVARSIHSLSSRQDHPFIPVNCGAIPRDLMESEFFGHKKGTFTGATQDKTGLFQAAEGGTLFLDEVADLPIDMQVKLLRAIQEKAIRPIGSNSELKTNVRILSATHKNLGALVEQGEFRQDLFYRLNVIHISVPALRERKADIPTLAEYLLDKIQSEDEDRKLTLASDAITALQRYSFPGNIRELENILERAYTLCETNNIHEQDLQLGSNLGVISSPTTETELLSEPTKTDHFIQSQNYPSLDDYLGEIEKEILCSALDSVRWNKTLAAKKLGITFRSLRYRLQKLGIDTD; translated from the coding sequence ATGCAAAAACATCGGGCACTAATAATTGATGACGAACCGGACATTCGTGAGCTGTTAGGTTTAACACTAAACAGAATGGGAATCGATGTCGACACAGCCGCGGATATCTCCAGCGCCAAGGCCTTACTAGAAGGCTCAAATTACAATATATGCCTAACAGACATGAAACTTCCCGATGGAAACGGGATTGATTTTGTCAAACATGCACAAAAAGCCGCGCCCAATATGCCCATCGCTGTTATCACAGCCCACGGAAACATGGATACAGCTATCCAATCCCTAAAGGCTGGCGCATTTGATTTTTTAACTAAACCTATCGATTTATCCTCTCTAAGAGAGTTAATTCTTTCCGCGATAAACACCAATACAATTCACTCCAATACCGATCTCGACACAGGGATCATTGGCAAATCCGAATCCATTATCCAGCTAAACAAAGCCATTAAAAAACTCTCTCGCTCACAAGCGCCGGTTTATATCAGTGGTGAATCGGGAAGCGGGAAAGAACTTGTTGCCCGCTCAATACACAGCCTAAGCTCCAGGCAAGATCATCCATTTATTCCAGTAAACTGCGGAGCTATCCCCCGAGATTTGATGGAAAGTGAATTTTTCGGCCATAAAAAGGGGACGTTCACAGGCGCAACTCAGGATAAAACGGGGTTATTTCAGGCAGCAGAAGGTGGCACGTTATTTCTGGACGAGGTTGCAGACTTGCCCATTGATATGCAGGTTAAATTGCTTAGAGCGATACAAGAAAAAGCGATTCGCCCCATAGGATCAAACAGTGAACTTAAAACAAATGTAAGGATTTTATCGGCAACCCACAAAAATTTAGGTGCCCTTGTCGAACAAGGTGAGTTCCGTCAGGATCTATTTTATCGACTAAATGTTATCCACATTAGCGTGCCAGCATTAAGAGAAAGAAAAGCAGATATTCCAACTCTTGCCGAATACCTACTCGACAAAATACAAAGTGAAGACGAAGACAGAAAACTCACCCTTGCTTCTGATGCCATTACTGCATTACAGCGATATTCTTTCCCAGGCAACATTCGTGAACTGGAAAACATATTGGAAAGGGCTTATACACTTTGCGAAACAAACAACATCCATGAGCAGGACCTACAGTTAGGTTCAAACCTTGGCGTAATATCCTCGCCCACTACAGAAACAGAATTATTAAGCGAACCAACGAAAACAGACCACTTTATACAAAGCCAAAACTACCCCTCTCTTGATGATTATTTAGGAGAAATTGAAAAGGAAATATTGTGTTCAGCTCTGGACTCCGTTCGCTGGAATAAAACCCTAGCGGCCAAAAAGCTGGGTATCACTTTTCGCTCTCTCCGCTACCGACTTCAAAAACTGGGAATTGATACCGATTAA
- a CDS encoding sensor histidine kinase → MNIEQSTINHNPQILKVYLYYRLLLGLILYSMYETELAPKVLGSQYPDLFWLTSFFYILICFGALFVFRAEQLRHSFNRITGLLVIDLFALLLLIYASGGPESGLGYLLLVNTAMASIFLRGRLSLAYASIITIFVIAQAVYQSQTSASYSQNMFAAGSLGILIFLSSIAFTYLTERIRQSDSKAIEQAQYAKHLEKLAKLIVARMRTGVIVIDEENKIELINDSALQLLDIPSNGHYINTSIEEISNLKDLIMTWRSYPIVGIPKVHQLRAGQEVRISFSRLGNGLEERTLLYLEDYRTIAQHAQQLKLASLGTLTASIAHEVRNPLGAISHAAQLLQESEELPKEDHRLIEIILQHSDRVNQIINNTLVLSRRKEPNAERVDLDKWLHNFQEEYSVRRNATILLTQLSDNAQTKFDPTHLNQVITNLVDNGVRYSQENTGESKIEIRYGVSDNEETAFLEVIDFGKGVEEKHIQAIFEPFFTTEQHGTGLGLYICKELCEINQATLHYKKNESEQSCFRINFSHHQRVI, encoded by the coding sequence GTGAACATCGAACAGAGCACAATAAACCATAACCCACAAATACTCAAAGTATACCTCTACTACCGCCTGCTATTAGGGTTGATTCTCTATTCCATGTACGAAACGGAGCTGGCTCCCAAAGTACTGGGCTCGCAGTATCCTGACCTGTTTTGGTTAACGTCGTTTTTCTATATTTTAATCTGCTTTGGTGCACTATTTGTTTTTCGAGCAGAACAATTACGGCACTCATTTAATCGAATTACCGGTCTGCTGGTCATCGATCTATTCGCCCTGCTACTGCTTATCTATGCCAGTGGTGGCCCTGAGAGTGGCTTAGGTTACCTGTTACTGGTGAATACCGCGATGGCGAGCATATTCCTTCGCGGGCGATTATCTCTGGCGTATGCCTCCATTATCACCATATTCGTCATTGCCCAGGCAGTATATCAATCCCAGACATCCGCCAGCTATTCACAAAATATGTTTGCCGCTGGAAGCTTGGGCATACTAATTTTTCTCTCATCCATTGCATTCACCTATTTAACTGAACGCATTCGACAAAGTGACAGTAAAGCAATAGAACAGGCACAGTATGCCAAGCACCTGGAAAAACTTGCCAAGTTAATTGTTGCCAGAATGAGAACCGGCGTCATAGTTATCGATGAAGAAAATAAAATTGAACTCATTAATGATTCCGCGTTACAGCTGCTGGATATTCCCTCAAATGGTCACTATATCAATACCTCCATCGAGGAAATCTCCAATTTAAAAGACCTGATCATGACATGGCGCTCCTACCCCATTGTCGGAATACCCAAGGTACATCAGCTCAGGGCCGGACAAGAAGTAAGAATCAGTTTTTCCAGGCTGGGCAATGGACTTGAAGAACGAACCCTTCTGTACCTTGAAGATTACAGAACTATTGCTCAACACGCACAGCAGCTCAAACTTGCTTCACTGGGTACACTCACAGCCAGTATTGCGCACGAAGTCCGCAATCCGTTGGGAGCAATATCTCATGCAGCCCAACTTCTGCAAGAATCTGAAGAGTTACCCAAAGAGGATCACCGTCTGATCGAAATTATCTTGCAGCATTCAGACAGGGTGAACCAAATCATCAATAACACGCTGGTATTATCCAGGCGCAAAGAACCAAACGCAGAACGAGTTGACCTGGATAAATGGCTTCATAATTTTCAGGAAGAATATTCTGTGCGCCGTAACGCAACGATTTTACTTACCCAGCTATCGGATAATGCACAAACAAAATTCGATCCCACTCACCTCAACCAGGTAATCACAAACCTGGTCGACAACGGTGTAAGATACAGCCAGGAGAACACTGGTGAAAGCAAAATTGAAATTCGATATGGTGTCAGTGACAATGAAGAAACGGCATTTTTGGAAGTAATTGATTTCGGTAAAGGCGTCGAAGAAAAACATATTCAGGCAATCTTTGAACCGTTTTTCACTACAGAACAACATGGCACCGGGCTCGGGCTCTATATCTGTAAGGAGCTGTGCGAAATTAATCAAGCGACACTGCACTACAAAAAAAACGAATCAGAGCAAAGCTGCTTCAGAATCAACTTTTCTCATCATCAAAGGGTTATTTAA
- the rluD gene encoding 23S rRNA pseudouridine(1911/1915/1917) synthase RluD, translated as MKQQKHHQGRVAESDAGSRLDQVAAKMFPDYSRARIQNWIKSGALLVDGRVVKPNTKLAGGESIILEASLQQEGDWEAEAMELDVVYEDESILVLNKPAGLVVHPGSGNWEGTLLNGLLHYCPSISAVPRAGIVHRLDKETSGLMVVAKTIEAQTSLVSQLQDRSVSREYEAIVWGETDSRGLVDGDIGRHPSTRTKMAVVDRNGKPARTHYQRLASIGPVSHLRLKLETGRTHQIRVHMSHIGYPLVGDPVYGRKLSRAQIHSSPIFEVLDGFSRQALHAIKLGLIHPRTKKYQCWEVPLAADISELISQINGL; from the coding sequence ATGAAGCAACAAAAACACCATCAGGGTCGGGTCGCTGAATCCGACGCCGGCTCCAGGTTGGATCAGGTAGCGGCCAAAATGTTCCCAGACTATTCCCGTGCACGTATCCAAAATTGGATAAAAAGCGGTGCTTTGCTGGTCGACGGACGAGTGGTTAAGCCTAATACCAAGCTTGCTGGAGGTGAGTCCATCATTCTTGAAGCCAGTCTCCAGCAAGAGGGCGACTGGGAGGCCGAAGCCATGGAATTGGACGTGGTATATGAGGATGAGTCTATCCTGGTGCTAAATAAGCCTGCTGGGTTGGTTGTTCACCCAGGTTCAGGCAATTGGGAGGGAACCTTGCTGAACGGGTTGCTGCATTATTGTCCATCGATTAGTGCGGTGCCTAGAGCAGGTATTGTCCATCGTCTGGATAAAGAAACCTCCGGGTTGATGGTGGTGGCCAAAACCATAGAGGCCCAGACGAGCTTGGTTAGCCAGTTGCAGGATCGCTCGGTGAGCCGGGAATATGAGGCGATAGTTTGGGGCGAGACAGATAGTCGGGGTTTGGTTGACGGCGATATCGGGCGTCATCCGTCGACGAGAACCAAAATGGCGGTTGTGGATCGAAATGGCAAGCCTGCAAGAACGCATTATCAGCGTTTGGCGAGCATTGGGCCGGTTTCTCACCTAAGGTTGAAGTTGGAAACCGGTAGAACGCACCAGATTCGTGTGCATATGTCGCATATTGGCTATCCGTTGGTGGGAGACCCTGTTTATGGTAGGAAATTGTCTCGTGCTCAGATACATTCTTCGCCAATTTTTGAAGTGTTAGACGGCTTTAGTCGACAGGCTTTGCACGCAATTAAGCTTGGTTTAATTCATCCTCGAACAAAAAAATATCAATGCTGGGAAGTGCCCTTGGCCGCCGACATCTCGGAATTGATATCGCAAATAAACGGTTTATGA
- a CDS encoding outer membrane protein assembly factor BamD codes for MYQITKLVWIFLCFALISCSSNDDKEQIDSEQVLYEKAQKRLNSGQWDSAIETLQLLEEYFPFGYFAEQAQLELIYAQYKADEQDLAIAAADRFIRLHPQSRNVDYAYYMRGVAAFHNDSAFVSMLPTDTTSRDPGTASDAFNYFAQLINRFPESKYALDAQKRMTFIRNAEARYEIHVANYYFKRGAYLAAANRGKYVVENLQRSPAVPDALAVMAQAYHLLGMDELSNNAVKVLQHNYPKHPTLGKDGDFNFQFGRDQKRSWINYLTLGLFEKRKYPSFDSRKQYNPFYSDKGLEPPQRG; via the coding sequence ATGTATCAAATAACCAAGTTAGTCTGGATTTTTCTTTGTTTCGCCCTAATCAGTTGCTCCAGTAACGATGACAAGGAGCAAATTGACTCTGAACAAGTCCTATACGAGAAAGCACAAAAACGTCTGAACTCCGGGCAGTGGGACTCGGCGATAGAAACCTTGCAACTACTCGAAGAGTATTTCCCCTTCGGCTATTTCGCAGAACAAGCCCAATTAGAACTGATTTACGCACAATATAAAGCCGATGAACAGGATCTGGCTATTGCCGCTGCGGATCGTTTTATTCGATTACATCCTCAAAGCCGTAACGTGGATTATGCCTACTATATGCGAGGTGTTGCAGCATTCCATAATGATTCTGCCTTCGTGTCGATGCTACCTACCGACACAACCAGCCGAGACCCTGGCACGGCATCGGATGCATTCAATTATTTCGCTCAACTCATTAACCGTTTCCCAGAAAGTAAGTACGCGCTGGATGCTCAAAAGCGAATGACTTTTATTCGAAATGCGGAAGCCCGATACGAAATCCACGTCGCCAACTACTACTTTAAACGTGGTGCCTATCTCGCGGCGGCAAATCGGGGCAAATATGTGGTAGAGAACCTACAACGCTCGCCTGCCGTGCCCGATGCTCTGGCAGTGATGGCTCAGGCATATCACCTTCTTGGAATGGATGAACTATCAAACAATGCCGTCAAAGTTTTGCAACACAACTATCCAAAACATCCAACCTTAGGTAAGGACGGCGACTTCAATTTCCAGTTCGGGCGCGATCAAAAGCGATCATGGATCAATTACTTAACTCTGGGATTGTTTGAAAAGCGTAAATACCCAAGCTTTGATTCAAGAAAGCAATACAACCCCTTCTACTCGGATAAAGGCCTGGAGCCTCCCCAGAGAGGCTAG